Below is a window of Enterobacter kobei DNA.
GAAGTGGTTATCGACCGCTTTAAAGTGCGTGAAGACCTGACGCAGCGTCTGGCGGAATCCTTTGAAACCGCGCTGGATCTCTCCGGCGGGACGGCGATTGTCGCCGATATGGACGACGCGAAAGCGGGCGAACTGCTGTTCTCCGCGAATTTCGCCTGCCCGATTTGCGGCTACAGCATGAATGAGCTGGAACCGCGTATGTTCTCGTTCAATAACCCGGCGGGTGCCTGTCCTACCTGTGACGGGCTGGGCGTGCAGCAGTATTTCGATCCGGATCGGGTGATCCAGAACCCGGAGCTGTCGCTGGCTGGCGGCGCGATCCGCGGCTGGGATCGCCGTAACTTCTATTATTTCCAGATGCTGCGTTCGCTTGCCGAACACTACAAATTCGACGTGGAAGCCCCGTGGGCCAGCCTGAGCGCCACCGTGCACAAAGTGGTGCTGTTTGGTTCCGGTAAAGAGAACATCGAATTTAAGTACATGAACGATCGCGGCGATACGTCCGTGCGTCGCCATCCGTTCGAAGGCGTGCTGCACAATATGGAGCGCCGTTATAAAGAGACGGAATCAAGCGCGGTACGTGAAGAGCTGGCGAAGTTCATCAGCAACCGCTCGTGCACCACCTGTGACGGAACGCGTCTGCGTCGTGAGGCGCGCCATGTATTTGTGGAAGACACGCCGCTGCCGACTATCTCCGATATGAGCATCGGTCATGCGATGGACTTTTTCACCAATCTTAAACTTTCCGGTCAGCGTGCAAAAATCGCTGAAAAAGTGCTGAAAGAGATTGGCGATCGTCTGAAATTCCTCGTGAACGTCGGGCTAAATTACCTGACGCTGTCCCGTTCGGCAGAAACCTTGTCCGGCGGCGAAGCGCAGCGTATCCGTCTGGCGAGCCAGATCGGTGCTGGCCTGGTCGGCGTGATGTACGTGCTGGATGAGCCGTCCATCGGTCTGCACCAGCGCGACAACGAACGCCTGCTCGGTACGCTGATCCATCTGCGTAATCTTGGCAACACGGTGATCGTGGTTGAGCATGATGAAGATGCGATCCGCGCCGCAGACCACGTTATCGACATCGGCCCTGGCGCGGGTGTTCATGGCGGTCAGGTGGTGGCAGAAGGTACGCTGAAAGACATCATGGCCGTGCCGGAATCGCTGACCGGGCAGTTCATGAGCGGTAAACGCAAGATTGAGATCCCGAAAGCGCGTGTGCCTGCGGATCCGGAAAAAGTGCTCAAGCTGACCGGTGCGCGCGGCAACAACCTGAAGGATGTCACCCTGACGCTGCCGGTGGGTCTGTTTACCTGTATTACCGGCGTGTCCGGTTCAGGTAAATCGACGCTCATCAACGATACGCTGTTCCCGATTGCCCAGCGCCAGCTGAACGGCGCGACCATCGCTGAGCCTGCGCCTTACCGTGAGGTTCAGGGTCTGGAGCATTTCGATAAAGTTATCGATATCGATCAGAGCCCGATTGGCCGTACGCCGCGCTCTAACCCCGCGACCTACACCGGCGTGTTTACGCCCGTGCGCGAACTCTTTGCCGGTGTGCCGGAATCCCGTTCACGCGGTTATACGCCGGGGCGTTTCAGCTTTAACGTGCGCGGCGGACGCTGCGAAGCCTGTCAGGGCGATGGCGTGATCAAAGTCGAAATGCACTTTTTGCCGGACATTTATGTGCCGTGCGACCAGTGCAAAGGCAAACGCTATAACCGTGAAACGCTGGAGATTAAGTACAAAGGCAAGACGATCCACGAAGTGCTGGATATGACCATCGAAGAAGCCCGTGAGTTCTTTGATGCCGTACCGTCACTGGCGCGTAAGCTGCAAACGCTGATGGACGTTGGGCTGACGTACATTCGTCTCGGCCAGTCTGCCACCACGCTGTCCGGTGGTGAGGCCC
It encodes the following:
- the uvrA gene encoding excinuclease ABC subunit UvrA; the protein is MDKIEVRGARTHNLKNINIVIPRDKLIVVTGLSGSGKSSLAFDTLYAEGQRRYVESLSAYARQFLSLMEKPDVDHIEGLSPAISIEQKSTSHNPRSTVGTITEIHDYLRLLFARVGEARCPDHNVPLAAQTVSQMVDNVLSQPEGKRLMLLAPIVKDRKGEHTKTLENLASQGYIRARIDGEVCDLSDPPTLELQKKHTIEVVIDRFKVREDLTQRLAESFETALDLSGGTAIVADMDDAKAGELLFSANFACPICGYSMNELEPRMFSFNNPAGACPTCDGLGVQQYFDPDRVIQNPELSLAGGAIRGWDRRNFYYFQMLRSLAEHYKFDVEAPWASLSATVHKVVLFGSGKENIEFKYMNDRGDTSVRRHPFEGVLHNMERRYKETESSAVREELAKFISNRSCTTCDGTRLRREARHVFVEDTPLPTISDMSIGHAMDFFTNLKLSGQRAKIAEKVLKEIGDRLKFLVNVGLNYLTLSRSAETLSGGEAQRIRLASQIGAGLVGVMYVLDEPSIGLHQRDNERLLGTLIHLRNLGNTVIVVEHDEDAIRAADHVIDIGPGAGVHGGQVVAEGTLKDIMAVPESLTGQFMSGKRKIEIPKARVPADPEKVLKLTGARGNNLKDVTLTLPVGLFTCITGVSGSGKSTLINDTLFPIAQRQLNGATIAEPAPYREVQGLEHFDKVIDIDQSPIGRTPRSNPATYTGVFTPVRELFAGVPESRSRGYTPGRFSFNVRGGRCEACQGDGVIKVEMHFLPDIYVPCDQCKGKRYNRETLEIKYKGKTIHEVLDMTIEEAREFFDAVPSLARKLQTLMDVGLTYIRLGQSATTLSGGEAQRVKLARELSKRGTGQTLYILDEPTTGLHFADIQQLLEVLHQLRDQGNTIVVIEHNLDVIKTADWIVDLGPEGGSGGGEILVSGTPETVAECEASHTARFLKPMLK